The DNA region TCGACCTTTACCTTCGATCGATTCACGAATTACGAGCATTGGATGACGGCAGGCCGCGTGTACATGGCGCTAAGAGACGATCGCTCGCGGTTTTGGTTGAGCGGACCGCAAGGAAATGCATTGGGCCGCGAGGCCCTGAAGATTTATACAGAGAGCGAAGAGCGAAAGAGTTTACGCAAAACATTAGGCGATTATTTCAAGCTGGTGGGTAAAATTTACTGCCGTGGAAATCTGAAAATGCCGGGTAAACGTATGTATGTATGTCGAATCAATTCAAGCGCTATGTTGTCTATTGCGAATTTTCTGATGTCATTGAGTCCGCATCAGCATCAATGGACGACCATCCAATTCACCAGTATCCACACCGAAGTGGCTGGGAGTACCTTCATGAATGGTCTACCATCGAAAAAATGATCTCCGTATACATGTGGTATGAACGCCAGGTCACCGGCTATAAAACTATGCCTCAGCAAGCCGATGAACGGAGATTGGAGCAAGATCTCGGAAAAGAGAATGCTCGCGATCTATTTGCCCTTTGCCGTGCGGGTTGGTCTTTTACCGATCCTCTGACTCGTTTGTTGCCCGACGAGCAAGCACCGCTTATAGAGTACGTTGGGCGAGTAGAAGAGCTGTTCAGAAACGAATGCGCTCATGAGATCGTCGCCGCGTACTGGGTTTGTGGCGATCCGAAAGGTGAGGAGCGCAAGGTCATTCAATCTCTTATCGGTGAGTATGCCGAAATGAGCCATCAAAAGGAAATCGCCATGATCAAAACAGCGTCGCATATGCTGGATCTAAGGATCCAAGCCGCTGATTGCTTTTGGAGGAACATAAAGAATGCAGGAGATTATCGGTCCAATACGTCGATCGCCATGAAGGCCATGTCTTCGGCCGGAGTCTTTCTTTCGTTCTTTAGTCTGATGAACGGACGGTAAGGAAGTTCTATGTTTTTAGTGTTGAGGTCTTTGTTAGCTTCGATTAAAGATTCCAACCCCAAGCCTTGCCAGCGGGGGATAATTACTCCCATTAACCAATAACCATTAACTTTCGTAATCAACGATCCAACGATCCAGCCAAAAAGAAAGAATTACGAATTCCACTAAGAACCACCACACGTGATTTGCGTTAACTTGCCGTAGCAATCATGAAGGGAGACTCAATAAAAGCTGTAGTCGTAGGAGCAGGCATAGCCGGCATTGCAACGGCTATTCGATTACGCCATCTGGGTTACGAAGTAACGGTTTGCGAAGCAAACGACTACCCCGGTGGAAAACTAACCGCTTTTGAGCAAGATGGATTTCGATTCGACGCCGGTCCGTCGCTCTTTACCTTGCCCTACCTCGTCGACGAGCTGTTCGAACTCTGCGGTGAAGACCCCCGAGATCATTTCAATTACCACCGCAAAGACGTCGCCTGCCATTACTTTTGGGAAGATGGCACTTTTTTACCCGCCTGGGCCGACCGCCAAAAATTCGCACTCGAAGTCGAGGAACGTATAGGGGTGCCTGCGGCACGATTAACATCGCACCTCCAGCATTCGGCACTGTTGTGGGAAAGAACCGGCTCCCTCTTTATGGAGCGGTCCCTGCATCGTTTCAGCACCTACTTCTCTAAAGACACTCTAAAGGCATTGGGAGCCATTCACAAGCTCAATTTGTTCACCACCATGCACGGGGCCAATGAGCGCGCCCTGAAAGACCCCAAAATGACGCAGCTCTTCGACCGTTTCGCGACCTACAACGGTTCTAGTCCATACCTCGCGCCGGGCGTCATGAACATCATTCCTCACCTCGAACACCAATTGGGTACGTATTACCCCGAAGGCGGAATGCACGAGATCACCACGTCCCTGACGGGGCTTGCAGAACGTATCGGAGTTCAATTCAGATACGAAGCGCGAGTTGAACGCATCATCGTTGAACGGAAAAAAGTAACGGGGGTAGAGCTCACATCGGCCCGAGAGGGCCATAATCAGACCCTACGCGCCGATATCGTCGTAAGCAACATGGATGTGGTGCCGACGTACCGAAAACTCATGCCGAATGAGCCCGCTCCGGAGCGCACTTTGAATCAACCTCGCAGTAGCTCTGCACTCATTTGGTATTGGGGTATCGGGCACATTTTCAATGAGTTGGATCTCCACAACATTTTCTTTAGCGATGGTTACCGGTCGGAGTTCGAAGACATCTTCGAAAAAGGCAAGATTTTTGATGACCCAACCGTGTATCTGAACATCAGTAGTAAGGAAGATGCGAACGATGCACCGATGGGCAAGGAGAACTGGTTCGTGATGGTGAATGTACCCGGTAATACGGGGCAAGATTGGGATCGGTTGATCGCCGAAACCCGCCAGTACGTAGTGCAAAAATTGAGTCGAATGCTGGGGGTTGAGATCGAGCCGTTGATCGAGACCGAATCACTGCTTGATCCGCGGTTGATCGAATCCAAGACCAGCTCGTTTCGAGGGTCGCTTTACGGAGCGGCCTCGAACAACGCCATGGCCGCTTTTTTGCGTCACCCCAACGCGCATCGCCGAATCGGAGGGCTGTATTTTTCAGGGGGGAGCGTCCACCCGGGAGGAGGAATTCCACTTTGCCTATTGAG from Flavobacteriales bacterium includes:
- the crtI gene encoding phytoene desaturase: MKGDSIKAVVVGAGIAGIATAIRLRHLGYEVTVCEANDYPGGKLTAFEQDGFRFDAGPSLFTLPYLVDELFELCGEDPRDHFNYHRKDVACHYFWEDGTFLPAWADRQKFALEVEERIGVPAARLTSHLQHSALLWERTGSLFMERSLHRFSTYFSKDTLKALGAIHKLNLFTTMHGANERALKDPKMTQLFDRFATYNGSSPYLAPGVMNIIPHLEHQLGTYYPEGGMHEITTSLTGLAERIGVQFRYEARVERIIVERKKVTGVELTSAREGHNQTLRADIVVSNMDVVPTYRKLMPNEPAPERTLNQPRSSSALIWYWGIGHIFNELDLHNIFFSDGYRSEFEDIFEKGKIFDDPTVYLNISSKEDANDAPMGKENWFVMVNVPGNTGQDWDRLIAETRQYVVQKLSRMLGVEIEPLIETESLLDPRLIESKTSSFRGSLYGAASNNAMAAFLRHPNAHRRIGGLYFSGGSVHPGGGIPLCLLSARITAELVQKDHRS